One stretch of Rhinatrema bivittatum chromosome 8, aRhiBiv1.1, whole genome shotgun sequence DNA includes these proteins:
- the LOC115097508 gene encoding uncharacterized protein LOC115097508, with the protein MESSFVRRRMNQGLRRLPPLRGLDKALPVSDGKPQAAGLYKVKAYVKPHGAGLERSQDFLKTCSPWAPAKQGHVQKEGGAEKGPALEDPPSEGTGPPPTPRTPSPKKTKVRKILVDLQSALGQVWEAEDSRTGSRESETPASRKEEEGGQSDHITEAPSKSSGATLAQKLSARLPPIQTSSKQEKRAQTVQRKVSLVQVLEDGSLASQSLPKTGSRSPPSFPRVILQPSGKRRITEMVVNENPSRFEFPADLQIPTALLLQQVTEHSSSRNHTLIAQVLCALRQTNLPAAKSTALGPDLTAEGATQGRARENMHPRRAEGEGQGLGQNHSAN; encoded by the exons ATGGAGTCCAGCTTCGTCAGGAGGAGAATGAACCAGGGCCTACGCAGGCTGCCTCCGCTCCGAGGGCTGGACAAGGCCCTGCCTGTCTCCGACGGCAAACCCCAAGCTGCAG GACTATACAAGGTGAAAGCCTATGTGAAACCACACGGTGCGGGTCTGGAAAGGTCCCAGGACTTCCTGAAGACCTGTAGCCCCTGGGCGCCGGCGAAGCAGGGCCATGTACAGAAAGAGGGAGGAGCAGAGAAGGGACCTGCTCTAGAAGATCCTCCCAGCGAGGGTACAGGCCCCCCACCCACACCAAGAACTCCCAGCCCGAAAAAGACGAAGGTGCGAAAGATCCTGGTTGACCTCCAGTCTGCCCTGGGGCAGGTGTGGGAGGCAGAGGACTCCCGTACAGGCAGCAGGGAGTCTGAAACACCTGCTTCtagaaaggaagaggagggaggccAGAGTGATCACATTACTGAGGCCCCCAGCAAGAGCTCTGGGGCCACGCTGGCTCAGAAGCTTTCTGCTCGCCTGCCTCCCATCCAGACCAGCTCCAAGCAGGAAAAGAGGGCACAGACAGTGCAGAGGAAGGTCAGCCTTGTACAGGTCTTGGAGGACGGATCACTGGCCAGTCAGTCCCTGCCAAAGACAGGCTCCAGGTCTCCACCTTCCTTTCCAAGGGTCATCCTGCAGCCATCAGGAAAGCGGAGGATCACAGAGATG GTTGTAAATGAGAATCCTTCAcgatttgaatttcctgcagaCCTGCAGATCCCAACTGCCCTCCTCCTACAGCAAGTAAcagagcacagcagcagcagaaaccaCACGCTGATAGCTCAGGTCCTGTGTGCTCTGCGTCAGACCAACCTGCCTGCTGCCAAGAGCACCGCGCTGGGGCCAGACCTTACAGCGGAGGGAGCAACGCAGGGAAGAGCAAGAGAAAACATGCACCCGAGACGGGCAGAGGGGGAAGGACAGGGCTTAGGCCAAAATCACTCGGCAAACTAG